Within Salvia splendens isolate huo1 chromosome 21, SspV2, whole genome shotgun sequence, the genomic segment GCCACTGCTCACCGCCCGCCGCCACCGCTCCAGCAAAGCGCACCGCGCTCAGCTCATCGAAATCGACGCCGAGCAGCCCGATTCGCCGGAGGCCGCGGCGGAGGTCATCGCCTTCGGCATCCGGAAGCTCGAGGACGCGATCCACAGCATCATCGTGCGCCGCGCCGCGCCAGATTGGCTCCCCTTCCTCCCCGGCCACTCCTACTGGGTCCCTCCCCGCGGCTCACCCTCCGCCTCCTTCGGCGCCGGCGAGCCCGGAGGCAGCATGATTGAGGCCATAGGGAGATTGGCTTCCTCGGAAATCGGAAGGAATCAGGGGCCTGCGGTGGATTTGTTGTCAGAAGATGAACAGAGGGCCTTCAGTTCGTCCAAGGGTTGGCCTTCCTCCGCTTTTTTCCTCGAAGGTAGTCTCTCGTGATGGTTATGGCGCTGTGCTTGTTCAATTCATTTTATATTACGAAAATTGATGGCATTTTAGTGTGAATTTTGTTGCGATCTTCGAAATTAATCTGATTGAGTTTTTTCTAACCTAATTTTTTGGTTATGGCGCTGTGTTTGTTCAATTCGCTTTATATTACGAAAATTGATGGCATTTTAGTGTGAATTTTTGTGGCGATCTTCGAAATTAATCTGATTGAGTTCTTTCTAACCTAATTTGATGAGTGGTTGATTTTCCATGATTCAGCTGTCCTTAcatttaattgaaattgtttGTTTAGCTTTTTTTAAGAGTAGTTGTTAGATTGGGGCTGATTTCTCAGTTAAATGGAGCTGGATATTTTTGGAAGTTGAAAGATCAGCCTTTTTGCTATTGTGATAACATTATCGTAGCGATGGGTGAATTTGGGGAGGTTTCAATCAACTGAATTTTAGTATCAGAATTTTCCATCAGATGCTGGAAAGTACTTTTATTCCTGGTGAACTTCTACATCTGCAAGATTGGCAGAGGGGAGAATGGGTGTTGACAATATAaacttgtgattttgacattaagtGTTCTTGAATTTGATTGAGTTAAGCAAAGGTGGAATTTTCACAAAGAAAGAAAGGACTAGGGACTGATTATACATCAAACGAAGATTTCAAAGGTCTCTGAATATCATAAAATCATGTAAACGTTAAAAGAGGATGATATAGTTTGTGGTTTCTTTACTTAGTCATGTAACATGATTGGTAAGGATTGCATTTTTGTTTAAATATTGGATGATAACTGATCTTCTTTTTTGCTACTTATATTTTATGATGCCTGACTTTTTTTGGAAGGTTGATATTTTGGAAAGGTTTGATTTGCTGGGCAATGACGTCATTATAAGAATGTACAGTAGGGTTGGAAaagttttccttttttgtgacttttaaattgacaattttataaaatggtaGACAGAAGACTGGAAGTGACTTTAGTCTATTGGATGTGGAAACAGGTTGCTCCTCATAATTTATCTTTGTAGTAGTGTGGCTTAAATTGGGAATGTTGAATGGCATCCTTGCCTAAAAGCTAAATTGATACCACTTAGAATTTACCAACTTACATGTGTGATGCATAGTTACTTACTATGTTAAAGTCCATACACGGATTTTTACAATCTCTGATCTCTATCAAAATTTCTTCTGCCTTTCTTAGAAGACCATATATAGATTCTCAAATTGCTGAGAACTACATGTTTGTCCGATGTCGCATAGGGGCAAGATATTGATAACACGCATCTATGCTTATCAAGGGTAATAGCTATATATGCTTTTGTTCTTTCTTTTCTGTGTGTTATATACCCCTGGCTCCCCGCT encodes:
- the LOC121783706 gene encoding uncharacterized protein LOC121783706, with the protein product MAMTRILSQSLARSSLSHPAPLLTARRHRSSKAHRAQLIEIDAEQPDSPEAAAEVIAFGIRKLEDAIHSIIVRRAAPDWLPFLPGHSYWVPPRGSPSASFGAGEPGGSMIEAIGRLASSEIGRNQGPAVDLLSEDEQRAFSSSKGWPSSAFFLEETSPAHPIPISVVKLEMKILDQDEQVNSRSDSEDE